The proteins below come from a single Candidatus Neomarinimicrobiota bacterium genomic window:
- a CDS encoding GNAT family N-acetyltransferase: MIREYEDKDLEELLEAWYSASKVAHPFLSEEFLEQERKNIESVNLPNAGTWVYELNGAVVGFIALIGNEVGAIFLDPEYHGKGIGRALMDHARSIRDTLELDVFKDNTIGRNFYKKYGFIEEYEHLHKETGFMQLRLKLTY; encoded by the coding sequence ATGATAAGGGAATATGAAGATAAGGATTTAGAAGAATTGTTGGAAGCGTGGTATTCGGCTTCTAAGGTTGCGCATCCGTTCCTTAGCGAAGAATTTTTGGAACAAGAGCGAAAGAACATAGAGTCTGTTAATCTGCCAAATGCCGGGACATGGGTCTATGAGTTAAACGGCGCTGTTGTTGGATTCATTGCGCTTATCGGGAATGAAGTAGGGGCGATATTTTTGGATCCCGAATATCATGGGAAAGGAATAGGACGCGCATTGATGGACCATGCCAGAAGTATTCGGGATACTTTGGAACTTGATGTATTTAAGGATAACACTATTGGTCGAAACTTTTACAAGAAATACGGTTTCATTGAAGAGTACGAACACTTGCACAAAGAAACAGGTTTTATGCAGCTTAGATTGAAACTTACCTACTGA